In Persicimonas caeni, a single window of DNA contains:
- the mutY gene encoding A/G-specific adenine glycosylase — MSRTAEIASEHQFSADECDSLRRALLSWYAHHKRELPWRDIGDPYAVWVSEIMLQQTQVATVIDYYHRWLERFPTVEDLARAEREDVMELWAGLGYYRRARFLHESAAVVVDEMGGEVPRTVKQLKSLKGIGPYTAGAIASIAFDEPVPVVDGNVERVLSRLRAISGDPKATANQKLYWALAGDLVDPDAPGDFNQAMMELGATICTPQSPTCMLCPVREHCIAFAEGEPTEYPATAKRTRQRPMTVGTSVVVFGTGRAERFLVVKRPPDGLLGGLWEFPTVVDEDGKASSVDAYLEQCLATAGLETSEPNDLGELVHHFSHIRMTIRAEARRLDTEEPPEGAAEFDQPVDWVSRDELERLPMSAAMRKVLALYEQA, encoded by the coding sequence ATGTCTCGAACCGCCGAAATAGCCAGCGAACATCAATTCAGCGCCGACGAGTGCGACAGCCTTCGTCGTGCGCTGCTCAGTTGGTACGCGCACCATAAGCGCGAGCTGCCTTGGCGCGATATCGGCGACCCTTATGCCGTTTGGGTCTCGGAGATCATGCTCCAGCAGACTCAGGTGGCCACGGTCATCGACTACTACCACCGCTGGTTGGAGCGATTTCCGACCGTGGAAGACTTGGCTCGTGCCGAGCGCGAAGACGTCATGGAGCTGTGGGCAGGGTTGGGCTACTACCGACGCGCGCGCTTTCTGCACGAGTCGGCCGCCGTCGTCGTCGACGAGATGGGCGGCGAGGTTCCACGCACCGTCAAGCAGCTGAAATCGCTCAAGGGCATCGGTCCGTATACCGCCGGCGCTATTGCATCCATCGCCTTTGATGAGCCCGTGCCCGTGGTCGATGGAAATGTCGAGCGGGTTCTGTCTCGTTTGCGCGCTATCAGCGGCGACCCGAAAGCAACGGCCAATCAAAAGCTGTACTGGGCGCTCGCCGGCGACCTGGTCGATCCGGATGCGCCCGGCGATTTCAACCAGGCGATGATGGAACTCGGCGCGACCATCTGCACGCCTCAGAGTCCCACATGTATGCTGTGCCCGGTACGCGAACACTGCATCGCCTTTGCCGAGGGCGAGCCCACCGAGTACCCCGCCACGGCCAAGCGCACGCGACAACGTCCCATGACCGTCGGCACCTCGGTCGTCGTATTTGGAACGGGGCGTGCGGAGCGGTTTCTGGTCGTCAAGCGTCCGCCTGATGGCCTCCTCGGCGGATTGTGGGAGTTTCCGACGGTCGTCGATGAGGATGGAAAGGCGTCATCGGTCGACGCATACCTCGAGCAGTGTCTGGCGACTGCGGGTCTCGAGACGAGTGAGCCCAACGATCTCGGAGAGCTCGTCCACCATTTCTCGCATATCCGCATGACCATTCGCGCCGAAGCACGCCGCCTCGACACCGAGGAGCCACCGGAGGGCGCCGCCGAGTTCGACCAGCCCGTCGACTGGGTTTCGCGTGACGAGCTCGAGCGACTTCCTATGTCGGCGGCCATGCGAAAGGTGCTCGCGCTATACGAACAGGCATGA
- a CDS encoding protoporphyrinogen/coproporphyrinogen oxidase — translation MQKTKYLIIGAGMSGLAFANFVDSDDYLVLEREPEIGGWCKTIKKKGFVWDFSGHFFHFKRPEIEKYLRDRMPADEVTTVVKNSKIIYKDALVDFPFQKNIHQLPQEDFIECLYDLYFRDEVKDEFDQDSFKGMLYEKFGKGISEKFLVPYNEKLYACDLEELDRNAMGRFFPYADLEDIIRNMRRPDNVSYNATFTYPKNGAIMYVNALASEVPDEKILLEQDLTNIDLQRKVATTSSGDEIEFEYVVSSAPFDKLLQIAELEHDPSVFTYNKVLCFNLGFDKKGPEGIHWIYLPEKKYSFYRVGFYDNILGTDRMSMYVELGFEKDAEVDRQAMKAQVLEDLKTAGIVEDHELVADHSVVLDPAYVHITQDSRAEFDRLSSILELRGVHSIGRYGGWTYCSIEDNIVEARELAEKFNAL, via the coding sequence ATGCAGAAAACCAAGTACCTCATCATCGGCGCCGGCATGTCCGGCCTCGCCTTCGCAAACTTCGTCGATTCGGACGACTATCTCGTCCTGGAGCGCGAGCCCGAGATCGGGGGCTGGTGCAAGACGATCAAAAAGAAGGGCTTCGTCTGGGATTTCTCGGGCCACTTCTTTCACTTCAAGCGCCCCGAAATCGAGAAGTACCTGCGCGATCGGATGCCCGCCGATGAAGTGACCACCGTCGTCAAGAATTCGAAGATCATCTACAAGGACGCGCTGGTCGATTTTCCCTTCCAGAAGAATATCCACCAACTCCCGCAAGAGGACTTCATCGAGTGCCTCTATGACCTGTACTTTCGCGATGAGGTCAAAGACGAGTTCGACCAGGATAGCTTCAAGGGGATGCTCTACGAGAAGTTTGGCAAGGGGATCAGCGAGAAGTTCTTGGTGCCTTACAACGAGAAGTTGTACGCCTGCGACCTCGAGGAACTCGACCGCAACGCGATGGGGCGGTTCTTCCCGTACGCCGACCTCGAGGACATCATCCGCAACATGCGCCGGCCGGACAACGTCTCGTACAATGCGACGTTCACCTACCCGAAAAACGGCGCGATCATGTACGTCAACGCGCTCGCCTCGGAGGTACCCGACGAGAAGATCTTGCTCGAACAAGATCTGACCAACATCGATCTGCAGCGCAAAGTCGCCACGACCTCGAGCGGCGACGAAATCGAGTTCGAGTACGTCGTCTCCTCGGCCCCCTTCGACAAGCTGTTGCAGATTGCGGAACTCGAGCACGACCCGTCGGTCTTCACCTACAACAAGGTGCTCTGCTTCAACCTGGGCTTCGACAAGAAGGGCCCGGAAGGCATCCACTGGATCTATCTGCCCGAGAAAAAGTACTCCTTCTATCGGGTGGGCTTCTACGACAATATCCTGGGGACCGACCGCATGAGCATGTATGTCGAACTCGGCTTCGAGAAGGACGCCGAGGTCGACCGCCAGGCGATGAAAGCGCAGGTGCTAGAAGACCTGAAGACAGCCGGCATCGTCGAGGACCACGAGCTCGTGGCCGACCACAGCGTCGTGCTCGACCCGGCCTACGTGCACATCACGCAAGACTCGCGCGCGGAGTTCGACCGCCTCAGCTCTATCCTGGAGCTACGCGGCGTCCACTCGATCGGACGCTACGGAGGATGGACCTACTGCTCCATCGAGGACAACATCGTCGAAGCGAGGGAACTGGCCGAGAAGTTCAACGCCCTGTGA
- the mgtE gene encoding magnesium transporter yields the protein MKRESNKVLTTSVAKLLRRNATAQLQKIISRTHPADLAYTFSSLTPEQRQSFFRVIEHTDRERAAEVLSELEPGILVRFLEEVEDRKLVDILEVMPPDDTADTLDLVRDEERRDKIVAMMRTESQAETESLLAFDPESAGGLMSTDYFALEQNTTAQEALEQLQKEAGEAEVVFYLYVVSEHDTLVGVASLRELVRAERNRPLKEFMIPDVIRVRVDTDQEEVARLIARYNLVALPVVDDNNRLVGIVTVDDIIDVIRSEATEDMLLMAGAGQEDVSRYNSVLFSFRTRWPWLFPSFLGGILAMLVVFDYSHALREMIPLAAFIPVMIGMAGNIGTQSSAIVTRGLSLGKYDFVELGRVVLKELVVGTLLGVSYGVLVAAIAGTLFWQQDTYDSASPLIFAGTIAASLLAAMSVAATLGSVVPILFKKMNLDPATASGPLVITAIDVLGVWIFLAIAVLMLGL from the coding sequence ATGAAACGCGAGTCGAACAAGGTTCTGACGACGTCGGTGGCCAAGCTCCTGCGGCGAAACGCCACCGCTCAGCTCCAAAAGATCATCAGCCGAACCCATCCGGCCGATCTCGCCTACACTTTTAGCTCACTTACACCCGAGCAGCGTCAGAGTTTCTTCCGAGTGATCGAGCACACCGATCGGGAACGCGCCGCCGAAGTGCTGAGCGAACTCGAGCCGGGTATCCTCGTCCGGTTTCTCGAGGAAGTCGAGGATCGCAAGCTGGTCGACATCCTCGAGGTCATGCCGCCCGATGATACCGCCGACACCCTCGATTTGGTGCGCGACGAGGAGCGCCGCGACAAGATCGTGGCGATGATGCGCACCGAGTCTCAGGCCGAGACCGAATCGCTGTTGGCCTTCGACCCCGAGTCGGCCGGCGGGCTCATGTCGACCGACTACTTCGCGCTCGAGCAGAATACGACGGCCCAAGAGGCGCTCGAACAGCTCCAGAAGGAGGCCGGCGAGGCCGAGGTCGTCTTCTACCTGTACGTCGTCAGCGAGCACGACACGCTCGTCGGCGTGGCCAGCTTGCGTGAGCTCGTGCGCGCCGAGCGGAACCGTCCCCTCAAGGAGTTCATGATCCCGGACGTCATCCGGGTGCGTGTGGACACCGATCAGGAAGAGGTCGCCCGCCTCATCGCGCGCTACAACCTGGTGGCACTGCCCGTCGTCGACGACAATAACCGGCTGGTGGGCATCGTCACGGTCGATGACATCATCGACGTCATCCGCTCGGAGGCGACCGAGGACATGCTCCTGATGGCCGGCGCCGGTCAAGAGGACGTCAGCCGCTACAACTCGGTCCTCTTTAGTTTTCGCACGCGCTGGCCGTGGCTCTTCCCGAGCTTTCTGGGGGGGATCTTGGCGATGCTGGTGGTCTTCGACTACAGCCATGCGCTGCGAGAGATGATCCCGCTGGCGGCCTTTATCCCGGTGATGATTGGCATGGCGGGCAATATTGGGACCCAGTCATCGGCCATCGTCACGCGAGGGCTCTCGCTGGGAAAGTACGACTTTGTCGAGCTGGGACGAGTGGTGCTCAAAGAGCTCGTGGTGGGGACGCTCCTGGGCGTTTCTTACGGCGTGCTCGTAGCGGCGATTGCCGGCACCTTGTTTTGGCAACAGGATACCTATGATTCGGCGAGCCCGTTGATCTTTGCCGGCACAATCGCCGCGTCACTGCTCGCGGCGATGAGTGTGGCGGCGACTTTGGGCTCGGTGGTGCCGATTCTATTCAAGAAGATGAACCTCGACCCGGCCACCGCCAGTGGGCCACTGGTGATCACCGCGATCGACGTGCTCGGGGTGTGGATCTTCTTGGCGATCGCGGTGCTCATGCTGGGGCTGTGA
- a CDS encoding helix-turn-helix domain-containing protein, whose product MSREVAKKSPGAILKEARQSLGLSLGDVAAMTRIPRTMLTHLEGDRYDEYSADVFVRGHLRSYSRELKLDPEAVIQAFERYTGRYSQPAPEGPQGREAARKSISKAKKQVAGFGSHMSSFTRKVRAAHVVAIALVLVFLFFVLNLVTGGQSATAKDPAQFPTATESEWEVEQAAEETRWALEQPASASEEGEAGATAH is encoded by the coding sequence ATGAGCCGCGAAGTAGCCAAGAAGTCGCCCGGAGCCATTCTCAAGGAAGCGCGTCAATCCCTCGGCCTGAGCCTGGGAGACGTGGCTGCCATGACCCGTATTCCGCGTACGATGCTCACTCATCTCGAGGGCGACAGATATGACGAATACAGCGCTGATGTATTCGTTCGTGGTCACCTGCGCAGTTATTCGCGCGAGTTGAAGCTCGACCCGGAAGCTGTCATCCAGGCGTTCGAACGTTATACCGGCCGCTACAGCCAGCCGGCTCCCGAAGGTCCGCAAGGCCGAGAGGCTGCGCGCAAGTCGATCTCCAAAGCCAAGAAACAAGTCGCCGGGTTTGGCTCGCACATGTCGAGCTTCACGCGCAAAGTGCGCGCCGCTCACGTGGTCGCGATTGCGTTGGTACTCGTCTTCTTGTTCTTCGTGCTCAACTTGGTCACCGGCGGCCAGAGCGCGACGGCGAAGGATCCGGCGCAGTTCCCGACGGCCACCGAATCGGAATGGGAGGTCGAGCAGGCTGCAGAAGAAACGCGTTGGGCTCTCGAGCAGCCGGCGAGCGCTTCCGAAGAGGGCGAGGCAGGCGCCACGGCTCACTGA
- the rsmI gene encoding 16S rRNA (cytidine(1402)-2'-O)-methyltransferase, giving the protein MLIVCPTPIGNLQDATPRQKDALASADIIACEDTRRTGKLLELFGIARKDGTPRLVSYHEHNEAGRTGELLRALDAGQTVVLTSDAGTPTISDPGYRLVREAAAQGHEVVALPGPVAAMVALSGSGLPTNRFFFEGFLPNKTKARKERLEALRALEVTVVLYESPYRVVELLEDVGAVYGEGHEVCAARELTKMHEEYMRGPVAEVCAELAAREIHGEFVVLLAPWRPNEAEEDIDAQIDAKIAELLEEGMRPRGIKEVVAELFDVRKSELYDRIERVKKGD; this is encoded by the coding sequence ATGCTCATCGTTTGCCCGACACCCATTGGCAATCTGCAAGACGCTACGCCTCGCCAGAAAGACGCGCTGGCCTCGGCCGATATCATCGCCTGCGAGGACACTCGCCGCACCGGAAAGCTCCTCGAGCTCTTCGGCATTGCCCGCAAGGATGGGACGCCCAGGTTGGTGAGCTATCACGAGCACAACGAGGCCGGGCGCACAGGCGAGCTCTTGCGTGCGCTCGACGCCGGACAGACAGTCGTGCTGACGAGTGACGCCGGCACGCCGACCATCTCCGACCCGGGCTACCGGCTCGTACGTGAGGCCGCCGCGCAGGGGCACGAGGTCGTCGCGCTGCCCGGCCCTGTGGCGGCGATGGTCGCGTTGAGCGGCTCGGGCCTGCCCACCAACCGGTTTTTCTTCGAAGGGTTCCTTCCGAATAAGACCAAGGCGCGCAAGGAGCGCCTGGAGGCACTCAGGGCGCTCGAGGTGACGGTGGTGCTCTACGAGTCGCCGTATCGCGTCGTCGAGCTTCTGGAGGACGTGGGGGCGGTCTACGGCGAGGGCCACGAGGTATGCGCGGCGCGCGAACTCACGAAAATGCACGAAGAGTACATGCGTGGACCGGTCGCCGAGGTATGCGCGGAGCTCGCCGCTCGCGAGATCCATGGGGAGTTCGTGGTCTTGCTGGCGCCCTGGCGTCCCAACGAAGCCGAAGAGGATATCGACGCGCAGATCGACGCCAAGATCGCCGAGTTGTTGGAGGAGGGGATGCGCCCGAGGGGCATCAAGGAGGTCGTCGCCGAGCTATTCGACGTGCGTAAGTCGGAGCTGTACGACCGGATTGAGCGGGTGAAGAAGGGTGACTAA